GAACACAAAAATGAATGACGTCGCACCGAAAATCGCGACGAAATATCCAGTGGTAGCGTCTTCCTATTTCCGTGAACAGGGAGAACAGGTCGAAATCATTAAATTGAACGGTTCGATTGAACTTGCCCCATTGATTGGACTGGCGGATCGAATCGTCGATATCGTTTCCTCAGGCAGGACGCTCAAAGAAAACGGCTTGGTTGAATATGAAAAAATCGTACCGATTACATCAAGGTTGATTGTCAATCCTGTCAGCTACCGGATGAAGGATGAACGTATCCAAGAGCTAGTTGACCGGCTGGAATCCGTCGTTAGCCAATACTGATCAAAAAGAAGCAAGTAGGTGAAATCATTGAAAATTGTACCTGTAACTGAAACCATCTCGATTAAGCGTTCAATCGACAGCGGAACTGAGGAACAGCGCGCAGCCGTTCAGTCCATCCTTTCCGACGTGCGGAAAAATGGGGATGCAGCAGTTTTAACATATACGAAGAAATTTGACGGAGCTGATCTGGATCAGCTGAGAGTAAAAGAAGATGAAATAGCAGAAGCGTATGAAAATATGGATGGGGAAATCATTTCGATTATAAGAGAAGCGATTCAAAACATCAGGAGCTTTCATGAAAAACAAGTGCGGAATTCATGGATGATGACGGATGAATCCGGTACCATACTCGGCCAGAAAATGACGCCGCTTGATTCAGCAGGCGTCTATGTTCCAGGTGGGACTGCGGCCTATCCATCCTCCGTCTTGATGAATGTCATTCCTGCAAAGACGGCGGGGGTCAAAAGAATTGTCATGGCTACACCGCCGAATGAAAATGGGAAGATCCCTTCAGCGGTGCTGGTGGCGGCAAATGAAGCGGGCGTCTCTGAAATCTATAAAACAGGCGGAGCACAGGCCATCGCAGCCCTTGCCTACGGAACAGAATCCATCCGGCCGGTCGATAAAATTGTCGGGCCAGGCAACATATATGTAGCCCTTGCGAAACGGGAAGTATTCGGCGACGTCGATATTGATATGATTGCAGGTCCAAGCGAGATTGCGGTCTTGGCAGATGCCACAGCAAAAGCAAACGAAGTGGCAGCGGACCTACTTTCTCAAGCCGAGCACGATATGCGCGCGTGCAGCGTCCTGGTGACAGAATCCCGTGAACTGGCCGAAGAAACGTCAAAAGAGGTGCAGAAACAGCTGGAAAGCCTGCCGCGCAAAGAAATCGCACAAAAGGCCATTGACGATTACGGTGTCATTTATTTGACGCAGAGCCTTCAAGAATCCATAGAAGTCATTAACTCCATCGCTCCGGAGCATCTGGAAATCATGACCGAAGAACCGATGGAACTGCTCGGACAAATCCGCAATGCGGGAGCCATTTTCCTTGGCCGATACAGTTCAGAGCCGGTAGGGGACTATTTTGCAGGACCGAATCATGTCCTTCCGACAAACGGGACAGCACGGTTTTCAAGTCCGTTGAATGTAGATGACTTCATGAAAAAATCCAGCATTATTTCATACAGCCGCAAAGCATTGGAAGAAAACGCGGAAAAAATAGCTGCATTTGCAAGGCTTGAAGGACTCGAAGCCCATGCGCGGGCAGTAGAAGAACGATTCAAAAAGGAATAGGGAGCTGCAGACTAATGAGAAAAGCGTCGATCGATCGAAAAACGAATGAAACGAATATATCGCTGGAATTGCAGTTAGATGGCGAAGGGATTTCTGAAATTTCAACAGGCGTCCCGTTCATGACGCATATGCTTGATCTTTTTACAAAGCACGGACATTTCAATTTGAATGTCGACGCCAATGGCGATACAGAGGTGGATGACCACCATACGACAGAAGACATCGGCATCTGTTTGGGACATGCTTTAAAAGAAGCATTAGGCGATAAAAAGGGAATCAAGCGATACGGGAATGCGTTTGTCCCGATGGATGAAGCCCTTGCTCAAGTCGTTGTGGATTTAAGCAACCGTCCGCATCTCGAAGTCCGTGCAGAATTTCCAAGCCAAAAAGTCGGCACATTCGATACGGAGCTTGTCCATGAATTCCTCTGGAAGCTTGCCTTGGAGGCAAGGATGAACCTTCATGTCATCGTTCATTACGGAAGCAATACACACCATATGATTGAAGCGGTATTTAAAGCGCTTGGAAGGGCTTTGGATGAAGCGACATCCATTGATCCGAGAGTCAAGGGGGTCCCTTCCACGAAAGGAATGTTATAAATGATCGGCATTGTGGATTATGGGATGGGCAACCTATTTAGCGTCGACAAAGCTCTCGAGCGGATCGGCGTCCCGCATTTCATCAGCAGCAAGCGGGAGGAGCTTGAGTCAGCGGATGGCTTAATCCTTCCGGGCGTCGGTTCCTTTAAGGATGCCATGCACATACTTAAAGAAACTGGATTGGCGGCTTTCCTTGATGGATACGTCCAATCCGGCAAGCCTCTATTGGGCATCTGCCTCGGAATGCAGCTCCTTTTCGAAGAAAGTGAAGAAAACGGATTTTCTAAAGGACTCGGATATTTACCTGGGACGGTAAAGGAAATCCCTTCTCGAAATGAAGCGGGAGAAGCGTTCAAAGTTCCTCATATGGGATGGAATCAGCTGATTTTCAAAAGAGATTCGCAGCTGTTGGAAGGTCTTGAAGAAGAGAATGTCTATTTTGTCCATTCATACTTTGTAGATGGTATAGATGAAAATGACCTCATTGCATCTGCGCAATACAGTGTAATGGTGCCTGCAGTGGTGGAAAAAGACAACGTCTACGGCATGCAGTTCCATCCGGAAAAAAGCAGCCGTCTCGGGATGGCCCTTTTGAAAAATTTCACGGAACTTGTTTTGGAAAAGGAGAGTCAGTCATGAGCTTTACATTATATCCTGCAATCGATATGAGAAACGGCAAGTGCGTCCGCCTTGTCCAGGGCGACTACAATCAGGAAACGGTCTACGGCGATTCCCCGTTTGATATGGCTCAGCAATTTGCCGGTCAAGGTGCTGAATGGATCCACATGGTGGACCTTGACGGTGCTAAAGAAGGAAGCCGGGTGAATCATCCGTTTGTCATTCAGACCGCAAAAAAATTGAACGTGAAGGTGCAGGTTGGAGGAGGAATCCGTACAGAGGATGATATTTCTTTCTACCTGGAAAACGGTGTGGATCGAGTCATTATCGGAAGCCTGGCCGTCACCAATCCGGATCTTGTGAAATCGTGGCTAAAAAAATACGGGGCAAGCATCGCAATCGGGTTGGATGCGAAGGATGGATATGTGGCGACACACGGCTGGCTGGAAACATCCAAAATCAAAGCGATTGAAATAGGAAAAGAGCTCGCAGATGCAGGGGCAGAAACATTCATCTTCACGGATATTGCAACAGACGGAATGCTTTCAGGTCCAAATGTTGAGACATGCGCTGCCCTTGCGGCGGAAACAGGAAAAAGCGTTATCGCATCCGGTGGAGTCAGCTCTGTTGAGGATTTGCTTGCCTTAAAGAAATTTGAGAACAAAGGCGTATCAGGAGCAATCATCGGGAAAGCAATCTACACTAATCGAATCGATTTAGGTGCTGCCTTGAAAGAGGTGGGGGCGAAGTGATTACAAAAAGAATCATTCCATGCCTCGATGTGAAGGAAGGACGTGTCGTCAAAGGCGTTCAGTTCCTCGAATTAAGGGATGCCGGCGATCCGGTCGAGCTTGCAAAAGTCTATGACGAGCAAGGGGCGGATGAACTCGTATTCCTCGATATTTCTGCATCCCAGGAAGGCAGGAAAACAATGGCGGATGTCGTTCGGGAAGTTGCTTCACAATTGGCCATCCCATTTACAGTGGGCGGCGGGATCGGCTCCTTGGAAGATATGAAACGGATTCTGCGTGCAGGGGCGGACAAAGTTTCATTGAATACCGCAGCTCTTTTGAATCCGGAATTGATCTCAGAAGGTGCCGCCTATTTCGGACGGCAATGCATCGTTGTCGCTATCGATGCAAAGTATGATGAAAATCTTGGGACATGGCGCGTCTTCACACATGGCGGCCGGAAAGCCACAGATTGGGACGTGGTCGGCTGGGCACAAAAAGCCGTTGAACTTGGAGCCGGCGAAATTCTATTGACGAGCATGGATGCAGACGGAGAGAAGTCAGGGTTCAATGTCGCATTGACAAAAGCAGTGAGCGAGGCAGTCTCTGTACCCGTCATAGCTTCAGGCGGGGCTGGAAACGCCCAGCATTTTGAGGAAGTCTTTAATGAAGCCAAAGCAGATGCTGCATTAGCCGCATCAATTTTTCACTATAAAGAAACAAGCGTTGAGCAAGTCAAGCAATTCTTGAAGGAGAAAGGAGTGGCCGTGAGATGACCATTGAATCCATTAAATATGATGAAAAAGGATTGGTTCCAGCCATCGTGCAGGACGCATCGACGAAAGAGGTCCTGACACTCGCTTATATGAATGAAGAGTCTTTGAAAAAATCCATCGAAACCGGCGAAACCTGGTTCTTCAGCCGTTCAAGACAGGAGCTGTGGCACAAAGGGGAAACGAGCGGCAACACGCAGCGCATCATCCAGATCAAATATGACTGCGACCAGGATGCCCTTGTGGTCCTGGTTTTGCCGAATGGGCCGGCATGCCATAAAGGGACGACAAGCTGCTTCGAAGAGACTTTATATGAAGAAAAGTCAGCGATTGACGAGGTCGAGGGCGATATTCAGCCTGCTGAGATTTTGACCAAGCTGGAAGAGCTGATCAAAGAACGCGAAGAGACACGGCCAGAAGGCGCATACACGACCTACTTATTTGAAAAAGGCGTAGATAAGATTTTGAAAAAAGTCGGCGAAGAGGCATCAGAAGTCATCATTGCGGCTAAAAATCGCGACAAAGAAGAGCTTAAGTGGGAAACGGCAGACCTGCTGTACCATGTGATGGTCCTCTTGCGTGAACAGGACCTCGCATTTGATGAAGTGCTGAAAGTTTTGGCCAAGAGACATGAAGAGAAGTCGAAGCAGGAATAGAGGAGGCACCCTTTGGCGGGGTGTTTTTCTTTTGATATAACTTCTCATCCAACCCAATTTACAATATTTTCTTTCCGCTATTTTGCAAAAACAGGCGAATGGCTGTTAATGTCTTTTTCTATCTGTGATATACTACATAAGTTAACTATGTACGGGGTTGGAGGACTTTCATGAGAAAAGACTCGAAAGCAAGAAATGAAAAAACGAAAATATTACCCTTTATTCCTACTGGTGAGTACTACTTTAATAAAGGCTTGAAGGCCTTTCACCGCAGGGATCTTTCGAATGCAAAAAAATATTTGTCACGGGCGATGCAGCTGGAGCCGCTGGAGCCGATGATCATGTTCCAGTTGGCGATGGTGCTGACGGAGATCGGGGAGTACCGCGAGTCCAATGATCTATTGCATCAAACAGTTGAAATAGATCCATATATGACGGAGTGCCATTATTTTTTGGCGAACAATTATGCACATATCGGGTTCTTTAAAGAAGCCTATAAATATTCTGTTCTATATTTAGAGAAGGATGAGGACGGAGAGTTTGTTGAGGATGCCGAAGACTTGATCGAATTGATCAGCATGGATGCAGAAGAAGTGATCGACTCCCTTCATGAGCAGGATGAACTCATCCTGAAGCAGGAAGAGGCGCGCAATCTTTTGGAATCCGGGAATTTTCAACGGGCGGTTGAACTTCTTCAGGAGGTTGTGGAGACCTATCCTGAATTTTGGTCTGCCTACAATAATCTTGCCCTTGCCTATTTCTATCTGGGGGAAATGGATAAAACATCTGAAGTGTTAGAAGAAGTTTTAGAAAAAAGCCCGGGGAACCTGCATGCTTTATGCAATTTGGCCGTCTTTATGTATTATCAGAGACGACGGGACGAGTTGGAGAAAATCGTGGACGGTTTAACGAAAGTGAAGCCGATGATGCAGGAACACCAATATAAGCTTGGTGCAACATTTGCCTTGCTGGGATTGTATGAAGAATCTTATTTTTGGCTGAAAAAGCTGCAAAAAGTCGGATTCGAAGGGGATCCTGGATTCTATTATTGGCTGTCTCAAGCGGCGTACCATACGGGGCACCCAAAAACGGCGCATTCCGCATGGGAGATCGTCCTTGAGTTCAATCCGGAAAAAGAGGGGCTTGAACCTTGGAATACGGAAAAAAGCCAAGAAATCGGATATGAAGACCATACGAGTTCATTGTTGAAGAAAATGAGCAGCACCTATGCGGAAGAAAGATGGTTCGGTTTGTTCCTTCTTTCCGTATCAAAGCAGCAGGCGTCGATTTTGTCTAATGCTGAATTCCGAAGCTTCACTCATTTTTCTCCAGCGGAAATGAACTATTTATCCTTCATTCAAAAGCCTGCAGGCAAGGATATGCTATCCGGACTTTTACGGGTTGGCCATCATACAGCTGAGCTGCTTTACGAGAAGCATCAGCCTGTGGGGCCGGTGGAATCCGGACTCTTCTTGATGTGGTTCTCGATTTTTCAAGAAATGTTGAATCAAAAAGTGGAGCTTTCGAATATTAATGGTTGTGCAGCGGCTGTAGAATACTTATGGCTAAAGCTTCGTAATACAAAGAAACCCCAGAAAGATCTGGCGGAATCCTTTGGCATTTCAGTCTCTACTTTGAGGAAATATGTGAAAGCTTTGGAGGAATACCTTCGCTGAGCATATTTTTGGACGTAAATGGGCGTCTCTTATAGGATAGGTTTATACAGGAAATACTACATCCTATGAACTAGGATTGTGATACATGGACATAGAGGAATCAAGGAGTGTTGAAAATGAGTGAAGAACAAATTTATGATGTGATCATCGTCGGAGCAGGCCCAGCAGGGATGACGGCGGCAGTTTATACTTCACGCGCCAACTTGAGCACGCTGATGATTGAACGCGGCGTTCCAGGCGGACAAATGGCGAATACGGAAGAAGTGGAAAACTATCCTGGATATGACCACATTCTTGGTCCGGATCTTTCTAATAAAATGTTTGAACATGCGAAGAAATTCGGTGCGGAATATGCTTACGGCGATATCAAGGAAATCGTCGATGGCAAAGAATATAAGCTCGTAAAAGCGGGTTCGAAGGAATATAAAGCACGTGCTGTCATCCTTTCTCCGGGTGCTGAATATAAAAAAATCGGTGTTCCAGGCGAAAAAGAATTGGGCGGACGCGGTGTATCGTACTGTGCAGTCTGCGACGGCGCTTTCTTTAAAAACAAAAACCTTGTTGTTATCGGTGGAGGAGATTCCGCTGTTGAAGAAGGAGTCTACTTGACACGCTTTGCGAATAAAGTGACCATCGTTCACCGCCGCGATGAGCTGCGTGCACAAAAAATCCTGCAGCAGCGCGCGTTCGATAACGAGAAGATCGATTTCATCTGGAATCATACCATCAAAGAGATCAATGAAGAAAACGGCAAAGTCGGCAGTGTAACGCTTGTTTCCACTGAAAATGGGGAAGAAGTTGACTTTAAAGCAGACGGTGTTTTCATTTACATCGGAATGGTTCCATTGACTAAACCTTTTGCTGGCTTAGGGATTACAAATGAGGCTGGATACATTGAAACGAATGACCGCATGGAAACGAAAGTCCCAGGCATTTTTGCAGCCGGGGATGTCCGTGAGAAGACGCTTCGCCAAATTGTCACAGCAACAGGGGACGGCAGCATCGCCGCTCAAAGCGCACAGCATTTTGTTGAGGAATTGATAGAGGAATTGAAGGCGAAGTAATTAAGGGATTGCACGGATCTGATAGCTTATCCATTTCAAATATGACATAGGTCAAGTCCATTTTTTACTAATTCGTCATTGGGTTTTAACCATGCTGTAACAGTCCTGCAATAATCGTGGGGTATACTATAACTAGATTGAAATTGACCCCCTTTTTAATATATCCCTTTTTTGCACAAGGTTTATCCTTGTGCTCTTTTTTTGTCTTTTTTTCAGGTAAAGCTCTTTTGTGCAGGACCATGAAACATAGTATAATGAATAGATATAGATGAACGGCAATATGATAAAACAGGTTTTGAGGTGAGTTCATGCAGCGAGTGACCAATTGTGTCCTTTTAAAAGGGGACCAAGTATTGTTATTGCAAAAACCAAGCCGGGGCTGGTGGGTTGCTCCGGGAGGGAAAATGGAGTCCGGGGAGACTATCAAGGATTCTGTCATCCGGGAATTCCGCGAAGAGACAGGCGTCTATTTAAAGAACCCCAGTGTTAAAGGAATATTTACCTTTGTCATCAAAGACGGGGATGAAATAAAATCGGAATGGATGATGTTCACGTTCCTCGCAAAAGAGAGCGATGGTGTGAATCTGAAGCAGTCCGAAGAAGGTACCCTTGAGTGGCACTCGATTGAGGCAATCAAGGAACTCCCGATGGCTGAAGGTGATTTTCATATTTTGGATTACTGCATCCATGGAACTGGAATGATCTATGGAAGATTTACGTATACACCGGATTTTAAGCTGATTTCATACAGGCTGGATCCGAACTAAGGATAGATAGAGAAAAGTTTTGAGGGGGAGAATAAGCATGAATACAGGTGCTTCTGCCAATGATGTGCAATTAGTCATCATCACGGGAATGTCGGGTGCGGGAAAAACGGTGGCGATTCAAAGTTTTGAAGACTTAGGGTTTTTCTGCGTGGATAACCTTCCGCCGACCCTCTTGCCGAAGTTTTTGGAACTCATGAAAGAATCGGGCAATAAAATGAATAAAGTGGCGCTTGTCATGGATTTAAGGGGGCGCGAGTTTTTCGACCACCTGTTCAAGGCGCTTGATGATTTGGCGGAGACTTCATGGGTTGCACCACAGATCCTTTTCCTTGAAGCGGATGATTCTTCTTTAGTCAGAAGATATAAAGAAACGCGAAGATCCCATCCTCTTGCTCCATCCGGGCTGCCTTTAGAAGGCATCAAGCAGGAAAGAGATCTCTTGGAGGAATTAAAAGGGAGAGCTCAAACAATCTACAATACATCTGTCATGAAGCCTCGTGAGCTCCGTGAAAAGATTTTAACGGAATATTCTTCTGACAAGAAGACGATTTTCACCGTAAATGTCATGTCATTCGGGTTCAAACATGGAATTCCGATTGATGCAGATCTTGTGTTCGATGTTCGATTTCTTCCAAACCCTCATTATATAGACCATATGCGTCCGAAGACGGGATTGGATGAAGAGGTTTCCACTTATGTCCTTAAATGGACGGAGACCCAGAAGTTCATTGAAAAAGTGACGGATTTATTAGGATTTATGCTTCCTCATTATAAGCGGGAAGGGAAGGCCCAGCTTGTGGTCGGCATCGGCTGTACAGGCGGCCAGCACAGGTCTGTTGCATTGGCAGAGCATATCGGGCATTTCTTCCAGAGCGATTACAACACAAGGATCTCTCATCGTGACATCGATAGGAGAAAGGGACAGACATCATGAAAAAAAAGAATCAGCCTAAAGTGGTGATTATCGGGGGCGGCACAGGATTGCCCGTCCTCTTACGGGGTTTGAAGAAATATCCCGTAGATATCACGGCAGTCGTAACTGTGGCGGACGACGGAGGGAGCTCCGGCCGTCTGCGGGAGGATCTCGAAATTCCTCCACCCGGAGATATCCGTAATGTACTGGCAGCTCTATCGGATGTAGAGCCGCTGATTGAAGAAATGTTTCAGCACCGGTTCAGGACATCCAATGAGCTTTCCGGACATTCGCTTGGGAATTTGATCATTGCTGCCCTCACATCCATCACAGGAGATTTCGTCCATGCGATCCAGGAAATGAGCAAGGTCCTGAAAGTGCGCGGGAAAGTGCTGCCGGCAGCAAATCAGCCTGTTGAACTGAATGCGATCATGGAAGACGGCACTGTCGTTAAGGGTGAATCCAAAATTCCTAAAGCAGGGAAGAGGATCGACCGGGTATTTTTGACTCCGGAATATGTCCTTCCGCTGTCTGAAACATTGGATGCCATCCGCCAGGCCGATATTATCGTGATTGGGCCGGGAAGCCTGTATACGAGCATCCTTCCCAACCTGCTTGTCCCGGGACTTGGTGAAGAAGTCTGCCGCTCGAAAGCAAAGAAGGTCTATATATGCAACCTGATGACGCAGGCGGGCGAGACCTTGAATTTCACTGCGAGCGACCATGTGAAAGCCATCTATGACCATATGAACTGTAGTTTCATTGATACGATCCTGGTCAATAACGAAGGCGTTCCGTCCAGCATTCAAAACCGCTATACGGAAGAGCAGGCCAAACCTGTCATCTATGATGTGGAAAAACTCATGAAAATGGGCTTGAATGTAATCTATGACCGCATCATTTCTTATACAGACGATGTCATTCGTCATGATACAGAAAAAGTAGCAAAAATCATTTACTCCTTGCTGGAGGATGAACAGCAATCTATTGCCCACCCATAATATGGTTGTGCAAGCGGTTGTTTGGAAAGAGGAGGTGAGGAGATGTCATTTGCATCCGAAACGAAGAAAGAATTGACGAATATTGAAGTGAAGGATTGCTGTGCAAAAGCAGAGCTGTCAGCACTGATCCGGATGAATGGCTCGCTGTCATTTTCCAACCGGCTTCTGGTGCTGAATATCCAGACAGAAAACGCAGCAATTGCACGCCGCATTTATATTTTGATAAAGAAAAATTATGAAGTGACGGTTGAATTGCTGGTACGGAAAAAAATGAGGCTCAAGAAAAACAATGTATACATTGTACGCATCAAGGATGGAGCCAAAGAAATACTGGAAGACTTGAAGATCTTAGGTGAAGGGTTTTCCTTTGTACATGATATTTCCCCAGACCTGATTAAAAAGAAATGCTGCAAGCGTTCCTATTTGAGAGGGGCTTTTCTGGCAGGGGGATCGGTCAACAACCCGGAGACATCTTCCTATCACCTTGAGATTTTTTCTTTATACAGTGAACATAACGATTCGCTGAGCGAGCTGATGAACAGCTTCGGCTTGAACAGCAAAACGCTTGAGAGAAAAAAAGGATTCATTACTTATTTAAAAGAAGCAGAAAAGATCACGGAGTTTCTGAATATCGTCGGTGCCCACAATGCTTTGCTCCGCTTTGAGGATGTAAGGATTGTCAGGGATATGAGGAATTCAGTGAACCGCCTTGTAAACTGCGAAACAGCCAATCTGAATAAGACGATCGGAGCGGCACTAAGGCAAGTGGAAAATATCCAGTTCATCGACAGGACCGTCGGACTACAAATCCTTCCTGATAAATTAAGGGAGATTGCCGAGCTTCGCGTCAACTATCAGGATGTCACCCTGAAGGAGCTTGGAGAAATGGTCTCCGGGGGGACCATCAGTAAATCCGGCATCAACCATAGGCTGCGCAAGATTGATGAGATCGCAGAAAAACTGCGCGCAGGGGAATCTGTATCAGCAAAGCGTTAACTTGAATATAAAAACAAAGGGAAACGATGGGGAGGAATTGTTATGATTGAAAAAACAGTGGAAGTCAAATTGAAATCCGGCCTGCAGGCGCGTCCTGCAGCGCTGTTTGTCCAGGAAGCCAACCGATTCAGTTCGGAAATCTTCCTGGCAAAAGACAATAAAAAGGTTAACGCAAAGAGCATCATGGGATTGATGAGCCTTGCTGTTAATGCAGGAGCTGTCATCACATTGAGTGCTGACGGAAGCGATGAGGCAGATGCAGTTGAGCGCTTGGTCCGATTCGTAGAAGACGAAAATTAATAATAGGACAAAATGAAAACCCTTTCGGACAAGAAAGGGTTTTTTCATTATTTCAATAATTGCTCATTTAATCTGGCAAGTTCTTCGTCTATTCTAGCTGTATCAATCCGCTCAAACAGCGGCTCTACTTTTGAGAGTGTCTGCGAGTTTATCACGAATGGATTCCATCCGGTGACTTCAGCACGGATAAGCTTCTTAACTTTTTCGCTTGAAAAAGGAAGGAAAGGAGTCAGGATGTTTGCTAAATTAGCAATAAGATAAACGCAGTCTGCCAAGGTTTGGCGGCATTCCTCTGGATCATCCTTAACCTGGGTCCACGGCTGCCGCTCATCAAAATATTTATTTGAAAAACGGACGAGTTCGAATGATTTCTCCAATCCTTGTTTGAAGGCTGTCGTTTCGATACAGCGGCCCACCTCTTCGTATAATTCAGAAACTTTCTCC
This window of the Falsibacillus pallidus genome carries:
- the whiA gene encoding DNA-binding protein WhiA: MSFASETKKELTNIEVKDCCAKAELSALIRMNGSLSFSNRLLVLNIQTENAAIARRIYILIKKNYEVTVELLVRKKMRLKKNNVYIVRIKDGAKEILEDLKILGEGFSFVHDISPDLIKKKCCKRSYLRGAFLAGGSVNNPETSSYHLEIFSLYSEHNDSLSELMNSFGLNSKTLERKKGFITYLKEAEKITEFLNIVGAHNALLRFEDVRIVRDMRNSVNRLVNCETANLNKTIGAALRQVENIQFIDRTVGLQILPDKLREIAELRVNYQDVTLKELGEMVSGGTISKSGINHRLRKIDEIAEKLRAGESVSAKR
- a CDS encoding gluconeogenesis factor YvcK family protein produces the protein MKKKNQPKVVIIGGGTGLPVLLRGLKKYPVDITAVVTVADDGGSSGRLREDLEIPPPGDIRNVLAALSDVEPLIEEMFQHRFRTSNELSGHSLGNLIIAALTSITGDFVHAIQEMSKVLKVRGKVLPAANQPVELNAIMEDGTVVKGESKIPKAGKRIDRVFLTPEYVLPLSETLDAIRQADIIVIGPGSLYTSILPNLLVPGLGEEVCRSKAKKVYICNLMTQAGETLNFTASDHVKAIYDHMNCSFIDTILVNNEGVPSSIQNRYTEEQAKPVIYDVEKLMKMGLNVIYDRIISYTDDVIRHDTEKVAKIIYSLLEDEQQSIAHP
- a CDS encoding HPr family phosphocarrier protein, translating into MIEKTVEVKLKSGLQARPAALFVQEANRFSSEIFLAKDNKKVNAKSIMGLMSLAVNAGAVITLSADGSDEADAVERLVRFVEDEN